From one Pseudomonas fluorescens genomic stretch:
- the yajC gene encoding preprotein translocase subunit YajC, which produces MSFLIPAAYADAAAPAAGPAGTGFEWIFLVGFLVIFYLMIWRPQAKRAKEQKNLLSNLQKGDEVVTNGGIAGKIVKVADDFVVLEVSDNVELKFQKGAVAATLPKGTLKAI; this is translated from the coding sequence ATGAGCTTTCTGATCCCTGCCGCATACGCGGACGCAGCTGCCCCAGCCGCCGGCCCAGCCGGTACTGGCTTCGAGTGGATTTTCCTGGTCGGTTTCCTGGTCATCTTCTACCTGATGATCTGGCGCCCACAGGCCAAACGTGCCAAAGAGCAGAAGAACCTGCTGAGCAACCTGCAAAAAGGTGACGAAGTTGTCACCAACGGCGGTATCGCCGGCAAGATCGTCAAAGTTGCCGACGACTTCGTGGTTCTGGAAGTGTCCGACAACGTTGAGCTGAAGTTCCAGAAGGGCGCCGTAGCCGCGACCCTGCCTAAGGGCACGCTCAAAGCGATCTAA